The following are encoded together in the Kineosporiaceae bacterium genome:
- a CDS encoding GGDEF domain-containing protein yields MSIGGTPEPPRAAAGGSRLPVRYLVLLGIGVAAVAVVGSSAFAAVSSIRAGQKALTAADAIAIRHQDADTGVHAVYAHALMAVDSGGSAADDIVTELREHADRVHNDLTANRQAAAIALPSGSGLPAGLDRLVKQTDAFMADATRLAQLARRQPQAARTELAELGASFEGVDQGFSTTADDLATAVAATQVDADRRLRQAIVIIISAAGGAIALLTVLGGLVFRVDHRLALAARREAGLHQFATELHAAFEMVDTEPDAYQASAEALALVGRCSELKLADSSRSAMSTVAATPGKAPDCAIRSPWDCVAVRRGQRMVYPDGEALGACRKLRGRESGPVSSICIPVAFMGRALGVLHSTGPAGDSPDHGVIERLTTIADQTGQRIGTIRAFSRSELRASTDGLTGLLNRRAVEEHIRGAIAQCPGESYAVAMADLDHFKHLNDVYGHDAGDQALRQFATTLQQTIRAQDIAGRYGGEEFVVFFPHATPAEAAQILDRLRADLANTTARGASAPVTASFGTAGSTERSGFLDVLNLADTRLRRAKQLGRDRTVFSDDEGALTDATSVTPDSTAPASAVPAPRERAEPQNSRRRSDEPPLDLAGQ; encoded by the coding sequence GTGAGCATCGGTGGTACCCCCGAGCCGCCTCGCGCTGCGGCCGGGGGGAGCCGGCTGCCGGTGCGGTACCTGGTCCTGCTCGGGATCGGCGTCGCAGCGGTCGCCGTCGTCGGGAGCAGCGCCTTCGCGGCTGTCTCGTCGATCCGGGCCGGTCAGAAGGCTCTGACGGCCGCCGACGCGATCGCGATCCGCCACCAGGATGCGGACACCGGCGTCCACGCCGTGTACGCCCACGCCCTGATGGCGGTGGACAGCGGCGGTTCGGCCGCCGACGACATCGTGACCGAGCTCCGGGAGCATGCCGACCGCGTGCACAACGACCTGACCGCCAACCGGCAGGCTGCGGCCATCGCCCTGCCGTCGGGATCCGGGCTTCCGGCAGGGTTGGACCGGCTCGTGAAGCAGACCGACGCCTTCATGGCCGACGCCACCCGGTTGGCGCAGCTGGCACGCCGGCAGCCGCAGGCGGCCCGCACGGAACTGGCTGAGCTCGGCGCCTCCTTCGAAGGCGTCGATCAGGGCTTCAGCACCACCGCGGACGATCTGGCCACGGCGGTGGCGGCAACGCAGGTCGACGCCGACCGACGGCTGCGACAGGCCATTGTGATCATCATCTCCGCAGCAGGCGGGGCGATCGCGCTCCTGACGGTGCTCGGGGGCCTGGTGTTCCGGGTTGATCACCGACTCGCTCTGGCGGCGAGACGCGAGGCCGGGCTGCACCAGTTCGCCACCGAGCTGCACGCTGCCTTCGAAATGGTGGACACCGAACCCGACGCGTACCAGGCGTCCGCAGAAGCCCTCGCCCTGGTCGGGCGGTGCTCCGAACTCAAGCTCGCCGACTCCTCACGATCCGCGATGTCCACCGTCGCGGCCACCCCCGGCAAGGCCCCGGACTGCGCCATCAGGTCGCCGTGGGACTGCGTGGCCGTCCGACGCGGCCAGCGGATGGTGTATCCGGACGGCGAGGCCCTGGGGGCGTGCAGGAAGCTGCGCGGCCGGGAGTCCGGGCCGGTCTCGTCCATCTGCATTCCCGTGGCCTTCATGGGCCGTGCCCTCGGAGTGCTGCACAGCACCGGGCCGGCCGGCGACTCTCCCGACCACGGTGTGATCGAGCGGCTGACAACGATCGCGGACCAGACCGGTCAGCGGATCGGCACCATCCGGGCGTTCAGCCGCAGCGAGTTACGGGCCAGTACGGACGGGTTGACGGGCCTGCTGAACCGCCGCGCGGTGGAGGAGCACATCCGGGGTGCAATCGCCCAATGTCCTGGCGAGTCCTATGCCGTCGCCATGGCTGATCTGGACCACTTCAAACACCTGAACGACGTGTACGGACACGACGCAGGAGACCAGGCGCTACGGCAGTTCGCCACCACCTTGCAGCAGACCATCCGGGCCCAGGACATCGCCGGCCGCTACGGGGGCGAGGAGTTCGTCGTCTTCTTCCCCCATGCCACGCCCGCCGAGGCCGCCCAGATCCTGGATCGGCTCCGGGCCGACCTCGCGAACACCACCGCTCGCGGCGCCTCGGCACCGGTCACCGCCAGCTTCGGAACTGCCGGCAGCACCGAACGGAGCGGTTTCCTGGACGTCCTGAACCTGGCCGACACCAGGCTGCGCCGCGCCAAGCAACTCGGCCGCGACCGCACCGTCTTCTCGGACGACGAGGGCGCCCTGACCGACGCCACGAGCGTGACCCCCGACTCCACGGCCCCGGCGAGTGCCGTTCCGGCGCCCAGGGAACGGGCAGAGCCTCAGAACTCCCGGCGGCGCTCGGATGAACCCCCCCTCGACCTGGCGGGGCAGTAG
- a CDS encoding FAD-dependent oxidoreductase, with amino-acid sequence MHTLVIGGGIIGLTTAYHLARDGAEVTVLDARATGLGASAVNAGWFVPAEAMPVPGPKVVVQTLKWMLRPDSPVYIRPSLDPHFVAFMLRMWRHCTDRDQRAGFLAHLRLALNTGHLLDEYRADGIDYEMHTEGLLMAFTQRENLDHHIHNLDLVREHDLDPQVLVGDDVRAHEPLLTDQVCGGIFFPTERHLDPRAFVVSLHRRLLQMGVRIVENSRVESADLRESSGRRRVAAVRTPSGTYEGDTFVLATGAWTAELSSLLGHRLPVRPGKGYSIDVDPIPLRSATNLSDVKVALTPFTDRLRLAGTMEFAGLDEDVNQVRVAAILRGPQAYLRGWQPPAGPLRPRAGMRPMTPDGLPAIGALPGLDNTFVSTGHGMLGVTLAAGSALALTDLVLRGVQRPELIPFDPARF; translated from the coding sequence GTGCACACACTGGTGATCGGCGGCGGGATCATCGGGCTCACCACGGCCTACCACCTGGCCCGGGACGGCGCCGAGGTCACGGTGCTCGATGCCCGCGCCACCGGGCTCGGCGCCTCCGCCGTCAACGCCGGGTGGTTCGTCCCGGCAGAGGCCATGCCGGTGCCCGGCCCCAAGGTCGTCGTGCAGACCCTGAAGTGGATGCTCCGGCCCGACAGTCCGGTCTACATCCGCCCCTCCCTCGATCCCCACTTCGTCGCCTTCATGCTGCGGATGTGGCGGCACTGCACCGATCGCGACCAACGGGCCGGGTTCCTGGCCCATCTGCGGCTGGCGCTGAACACCGGCCATCTGCTCGATGAGTACCGAGCCGACGGCATCGACTACGAGATGCACACCGAAGGCCTGTTGATGGCCTTCACCCAGCGGGAGAACCTCGACCACCACATCCACAACCTCGACCTGGTGCGAGAACACGACCTCGACCCCCAGGTGCTCGTCGGGGACGACGTGCGCGCCCACGAACCGCTGCTCACCGACCAGGTGTGTGGCGGCATCTTCTTCCCCACCGAACGCCACCTGGATCCTCGCGCCTTCGTCGTGTCGCTGCACCGACGTTTGCTGCAGATGGGTGTCCGGATCGTCGAGAACTCCCGCGTCGAGAGCGCCGACCTGCGCGAGAGCTCCGGACGACGCCGCGTGGCCGCCGTCCGCACGCCGTCCGGGACCTACGAGGGCGACACCTTCGTGCTCGCCACCGGCGCCTGGACCGCTGAACTGTCCTCGCTTCTCGGACACCGCCTTCCGGTGCGACCGGGCAAGGGCTACAGCATCGACGTCGACCCGATCCCGCTGCGCAGCGCGACCAACCTGTCCGATGTGAAGGTTGCCCTGACCCCGTTCACCGACCGGCTCCGGCTCGCCGGGACCATGGAGTTCGCCGGTCTCGACGAGGACGTCAACCAGGTACGCGTCGCCGCGATCCTGCGCGGACCGCAGGCCTATCTGCGCGGCTGGCAGCCACCCGCCGGCCCCTTGCGGCCTCGGGCCGGGATGCGGCCGATGACCCCCGACGGCCTGCCGGCGATCGGCGCGCTCCCTGGCCTGGACAACACGTTCGTGAGCACCGGCCACGGGATGCTCGGGGTCACTCTCGCGGCAGGCAGCGCACTCGCGCTCACCGACCTGGTGCTGCGCGGCGTCCAACGCCCTGAGCTGATCCCCTTCGATCCGGCACGGTTCTGA
- a CDS encoding YncE family protein: MVRRRTTAATLAAAVLLTVLGCSGGQPSGGGTASSGSAGVAAPSRTGSASSSGPQQHRIGDTLAEIQLPGHPVYLVTGFGSLWVSVGQDTGGLLVRIDPATDKIITSIPIGSDPAGVVVAAGSIWVASYDDGTLTRVDPAKNAVLATIPVGSGPWEVAVDAGMIWVRNSDATLTRVDPVAGRRVQVVEVGEAHGQVNAGYGSVWTVVKDGLARLDSATGRRLATVPIPGCCRGDMLVTPDLVWAADPEHSTIHAVDPATNRVVRQVSTTEAGGLALTHGALWVTHGDSGLVTWHSPQDGRTLGSAQLRGWIAELLVTDDSVWVSGPGASTLSRLATR; encoded by the coding sequence ATGGTGCGACGACGGACCACAGCGGCCACCTTGGCGGCCGCCGTGCTGCTGACCGTGCTTGGTTGTTCGGGTGGACAGCCATCGGGGGGCGGCACGGCGAGCAGCGGCTCCGCCGGGGTGGCTGCCCCGAGCCGGACCGGGTCGGCCAGCAGTTCGGGGCCGCAGCAGCACCGGATCGGGGACACCCTCGCCGAGATCCAGCTGCCCGGTCACCCGGTCTACCTTGTCACCGGCTTCGGGTCGCTGTGGGTCTCCGTGGGTCAGGACACCGGCGGGCTGCTGGTCCGGATCGACCCGGCAACCGACAAGATCATCACGTCGATCCCGATCGGGAGCGACCCGGCCGGGGTCGTCGTCGCCGCCGGGTCGATCTGGGTGGCCAGTTACGACGACGGCACACTGACCCGGGTGGACCCGGCCAAGAACGCCGTCCTCGCCACGATCCCGGTCGGTTCGGGACCCTGGGAGGTGGCCGTCGACGCCGGGATGATCTGGGTCCGCAACTCCGACGCCACCCTCACCCGGGTCGATCCGGTCGCCGGTCGACGGGTCCAGGTGGTCGAGGTCGGTGAGGCGCATGGCCAGGTGAACGCCGGCTACGGGTCGGTCTGGACCGTCGTCAAGGATGGGCTGGCCCGCCTGGACTCGGCCACGGGGCGGAGGCTCGCCACGGTCCCGATCCCGGGGTGCTGCCGGGGCGACATGCTGGTCACCCCCGACCTGGTCTGGGCTGCCGACCCGGAGCACTCGACCATTCATGCGGTCGACCCGGCCACGAACCGCGTCGTCCGGCAGGTCTCCACGACCGAGGCCGGCGGCCTCGCCCTGACCCATGGCGCCCTGTGGGTCACGCACGGAGATTCCGGGTTGGTGACCTGGCACTCCCCGCAGGATGGGCGCACGCTGGGGAGTGCGCAGCTGCGCGGCTGGATCGCCGAGTTGCTCGTCACCGACGACTCGGTCTGGGTCTCGGGCCCCGGCGCGTCGACGCTGTCGCGGCTCGCGACCAGGTGA
- a CDS encoding glutamine synthetase III, with amino-acid sequence MSGNNVRLQAIRDVEAYVPPAVSFEPGEAPGEIFGENVFSRAVMQKRLPKVVFKSVMATIENSAPLDPLVADAVASAMKDWALEKGATHYAHVFYPLTGLTAEKHDSFLEPVGDGSALAEFAGKTLIQGEPDASSFPSGGLRNTFEARGYTGWDVTSPAYVLENPNGNTLCIPTVFVSMTGDALDHKTPLLRAQQAMSVHAERILRLFGHEPDRVVSFCGAEQEYFLVDRHFFLARPDLLNAGRTLFGTKPPKGQEFDDHYFGAIPERVLGFMMDTERELFKLGIPAKTRHNEVAPGQFEIAPMFERANVAADHQQLLMTTFKTIARKHGMECLFHEKPFAGVNGSGKHVNFSLGNSAQGNLLLPGDNPHDNAQFLVFCAAVIRAVHRYGGLLRASVASASNDHRLGANEAPPAIISIFLGDQLADVFEQIAKGAATSSKDKGTLMIGVDTLPVLPTDPGDRNRTSPFAFTGNRFEFRAPGSGQSVAGPMTTINTIMAEALDYMATQLEAAVAAGTEFNTAVQNLLTEVITTHGAAVFNGNGYSDEWQVEAQERGLPNLRTTLDALPELISEPSMALFETYGVFSHREMHSRYEIGLEQYALSVGVEARLSMEVGATLVLPAAIRYQTELATNLGALKSAGFEGDPSSLEAISVPLGELRTALATLRSALADDSGSSPLEEATHAKEVLLPAMTAVRAASDAIETLVADDLWPLPTYQEMLYVL; translated from the coding sequence ATGAGCGGCAACAACGTTCGTCTGCAGGCCATCAGGGACGTCGAGGCCTACGTGCCGCCGGCAGTCAGCTTCGAGCCTGGCGAGGCTCCCGGAGAGATCTTCGGCGAGAACGTGTTCAGCCGCGCGGTGATGCAGAAGCGGCTGCCCAAGGTGGTCTTCAAGTCGGTGATGGCGACGATCGAGAACTCCGCGCCGCTCGACCCGCTGGTGGCGGATGCCGTTGCCTCGGCGATGAAGGACTGGGCACTCGAGAAGGGCGCCACCCACTACGCGCACGTGTTCTACCCGCTGACCGGTCTGACGGCTGAGAAGCACGACAGCTTCCTGGAGCCGGTGGGCGACGGGTCGGCGCTGGCCGAGTTCGCCGGCAAGACCCTGATTCAGGGTGAGCCGGACGCGTCGAGCTTCCCCAGCGGCGGGCTGCGCAACACGTTCGAGGCCCGCGGATACACCGGGTGGGACGTCACCAGCCCCGCGTACGTGCTGGAGAACCCGAACGGCAACACGCTCTGCATCCCCACCGTGTTCGTCTCCATGACCGGTGACGCGCTGGACCACAAGACCCCACTGCTGCGGGCACAGCAAGCGATGTCGGTTCACGCCGAGCGCATCCTGCGGCTGTTCGGCCACGAACCCGATCGCGTCGTGTCGTTCTGCGGCGCCGAGCAGGAGTACTTCCTGGTCGACCGGCACTTCTTCCTCGCCCGACCGGATCTGCTCAACGCCGGCCGAACCCTGTTCGGCACCAAGCCGCCCAAGGGCCAGGAGTTCGACGACCACTACTTCGGAGCCATTCCGGAGCGGGTGCTCGGGTTCATGATGGACACCGAGCGCGAGCTGTTCAAGCTCGGCATCCCGGCCAAGACCCGACACAACGAGGTCGCACCCGGCCAGTTCGAGATCGCGCCGATGTTCGAGCGTGCCAACGTCGCGGCAGACCACCAGCAGCTGCTCATGACCACCTTCAAGACGATCGCCCGCAAGCACGGCATGGAGTGCCTGTTCCACGAGAAGCCGTTCGCCGGCGTCAACGGATCGGGCAAGCACGTCAACTTCTCCCTGGGCAACTCCGCTCAGGGAAACCTGCTGCTGCCGGGCGACAACCCGCACGACAACGCCCAGTTCCTCGTGTTCTGCGCTGCGGTGATCCGGGCCGTGCACCGCTACGGCGGCCTGTTGCGGGCCTCGGTCGCCTCGGCCAGCAACGACCATCGCCTCGGCGCGAACGAGGCACCGCCGGCCATCATCTCGATCTTCCTCGGCGATCAGCTCGCCGACGTGTTCGAGCAGATCGCCAAGGGTGCGGCCACCTCGTCCAAGGACAAGGGCACGCTGATGATCGGCGTCGACACCCTGCCGGTGCTGCCGACCGACCCGGGCGATCGCAACCGCACCAGCCCGTTCGCCTTCACCGGCAACAGGTTCGAGTTCCGGGCTCCCGGTTCGGGACAGTCCGTGGCCGGGCCGATGACGACCATCAACACGATCATGGCCGAGGCGCTGGACTACATGGCCACCCAGCTCGAGGCGGCCGTCGCGGCGGGCACCGAGTTCAACACCGCCGTCCAGAACCTGCTGACCGAGGTCATCACGACCCACGGTGCAGCGGTGTTCAACGGAAACGGCTACTCCGACGAATGGCAGGTCGAGGCGCAGGAACGCGGGCTACCCAACCTCCGCACCACGCTGGATGCGTTGCCGGAGCTCATCTCCGAGCCCTCGATGGCCCTGTTCGAGACCTACGGCGTGTTCAGTCATCGCGAGATGCACAGCCGCTACGAGATCGGTCTCGAGCAATACGCCCTCAGCGTCGGGGTCGAGGCGCGCCTGAGCATGGAGGTCGGTGCCACCCTGGTGCTGCCGGCGGCGATCCGGTACCAGACCGAGCTCGCGACCAACCTGGGCGCGCTCAAGTCGGCCGGTTTCGAGGGGGATCCGTCCTCACTCGAGGCGATCTCCGTCCCGCTGGGCGAGCTCCGGACGGCGCTGGCCACCCTGCGCAGTGCGCTCGCCGACGACAGCGGGTCGAGCCCGTTGGAGGAGGCCACCCATGCCAAGGAGGTCCTGCTCCCGGCCATGACTGCCGTACGCGCCGCATCGGACGCCATCGAGACCCTGGTGGCCGACGACCTCTGGCCGCTGCCCACCTATCAGGAGATGCTCTACGTGCTCTGA
- a CDS encoding aldose 1-epimerase family protein yields the protein MDDERYSGQLFGADPGAGHWRDLVGHPEQVAGVELLELLDGDARGVRVARVRTGEIDVDILVDRALDISRASVRGVPVGWLSPAGIRHAAFAEPHGLGPLRTFTGGLLTTCGLDHVHAPADEPDRYGPPGGTVRHHPLHGRIAAAQARLTRLDREGSTLVIEGEVRQAMPFGEHLVLRRRLEADLGGRTLRIRDRVRNDGQTPSPLAVLYHLNVGWPVVSPRARVTATVGEPAVRLGSAEQRDWRHLPEPEPAAVEAVWEHTLRRDDDGWCRAAVVTDDIGDGRAAGLLVSWDAATLPHLAQWLMPAPGMYVTAVEPSTVGVGGVAAAREAGTLRMLEPDEDVLLSVDLRLLHGSDDVAAAPTDR from the coding sequence GTGGACGACGAGAGGTACTCGGGGCAGCTCTTCGGGGCCGATCCCGGCGCGGGGCACTGGCGTGACCTGGTCGGACACCCCGAGCAGGTCGCTGGTGTCGAGCTGCTGGAGCTGCTCGACGGGGATGCCCGCGGTGTCCGGGTGGCGCGGGTGCGAACAGGTGAGATCGATGTCGACATCCTGGTCGACCGCGCGCTGGACATCTCCCGGGCGAGCGTACGCGGCGTCCCGGTGGGATGGCTCTCGCCGGCGGGCATCCGGCACGCGGCGTTCGCCGAGCCTCACGGCCTCGGCCCGTTGCGGACGTTCACCGGTGGCCTGCTGACCACCTGCGGGCTGGATCACGTGCACGCCCCGGCCGACGAGCCCGACCGCTACGGACCGCCGGGCGGCACCGTGCGGCACCACCCGCTGCACGGGCGGATCGCCGCTGCCCAGGCGCGGCTGACCCGGCTGGATCGCGAGGGTTCGACCCTGGTGATCGAGGGCGAGGTGCGTCAGGCCATGCCGTTCGGTGAGCACCTGGTGCTGCGCCGCCGACTGGAGGCCGATCTGGGGGGCCGCACGCTGCGAATCCGCGACCGGGTGCGTAACGACGGGCAGACGCCGAGTCCGTTGGCGGTGCTCTATCACCTCAACGTCGGCTGGCCGGTGGTGTCGCCGCGCGCCCGGGTGACCGCCACCGTGGGCGAGCCCGCGGTGCGCCTCGGCAGCGCCGAGCAGCGAGACTGGCGGCACCTGCCCGAGCCGGAACCCGCTGCGGTCGAAGCGGTGTGGGAGCACACTCTGCGCCGCGATGACGACGGCTGGTGTCGCGCCGCAGTCGTGACCGACGACATCGGCGACGGCCGTGCCGCCGGGCTGCTGGTGTCGTGGGACGCCGCAACCCTGCCTCACCTGGCGCAGTGGCTCATGCCCGCCCCCGGGATGTACGTGACGGCCGTCGAACCCTCGACCGTCGGCGTCGGTGGCGTCGCGGCAGCGCGAGAGGCCGGAACCCTGCGGATGCTCGAGCCGGACGAGGACGTTCTGCTCAGCGTGGATCTGCGGCTGTTGCACGGGTCGGACGATGTGGCGGCGGCGCCCACGGATCGGTGA
- a CDS encoding glycogen/starch/alpha-glucan phosphorylase: MPDDVCHAADTTTFPCRRSTATTSAWSRSPPRRPARRADPRSADLQLTNGRYGSAVADNDYVIDPVKGPRVVPTHAKAIAPVQPPTPDVDGFVDAFLRELNFGQGVSLARASVNDQHLALSRTVRHFLMARWLEALAQQRKNPVKSVGYLSAEYLLGRQLDNALLATDLVDVVREGLAQCGLSLDTLRDQEVEPGLGNGGLGRLAACFIDSLATMSVPCIGYGIRYEYGIFRQTFVDGRQVEQPDTWLTLGGPWEFPHPESSQLVNFAGRTETYVDTDGEERTRWVPDWNVVGVPYNYMVPGYQNGRVNTLRLWSARATKAFDLEIFNSGDYADAVRAQTFAENISKVLYPEDSTPQGKELRLQQQYFFVACSLADFVFEILHDGFDMTKLPERIIFQLNDTHPVIAVPELMRLLVDVKKLAWADAWQITQQCFAYTCHTLLPEALEVWPVELLGRLLPRHLEIIDRINEEFLAEVRAAFPGDEMRVRRMSIISDYPERGVRMAHLATVAATKVNGVAALHSELLRDKVLPDFSELWPDKFINVTNGVTPRRFLRQSNPRLSELITEAIGDGWITDLEQLRGLEPLADDAEFRARFREVKLANKTRLFDLLKRRDGYDLSNGHMLDVMVKRLHEYKRQSLKLLHIVTLYERIVSGRVDPTDVNPRTFVFGAKAAPGYRMAKETIYLINSVASVVNADPAVKGVLQVVFPANYNVTLAETLIPAADLSEQISLAGKEASGTGNMKFALNGALTIGTDDGANVEIRQLVGDDNFFLFGMLEPEVAALGESGYVPSSFYEKDDDLKRAIDLISSGAFSDGDRSAFEPLVSNLLHEDRFMALADYRAYLDAQGVVDEAYGDQEAWSRSAILNVARCGFFSSDRSMRDYLDRIWHAQPVL; encoded by the coding sequence ATGCCGGACGACGTCTGTCACGCCGCTGACACAACAACCTTCCCCTGTCGGCGATCCACGGCGACTACGTCGGCCTGGAGCCGTTCGCCTCCGCGGCGCCCCGCCCGACGAGCCGATCCGAGGTCGGCTGATCTGCAGTTAACAAACGGCCGCTACGGTAGCGCGGTGGCTGATAACGATTACGTCATTGATCCTGTGAAGGGCCCGCGCGTGGTCCCGACCCATGCGAAGGCGATAGCGCCAGTCCAGCCGCCGACACCCGATGTCGACGGCTTCGTGGACGCGTTCTTGCGTGAGTTGAACTTCGGTCAGGGTGTCTCGCTGGCCCGTGCCTCGGTCAACGACCAGCACCTGGCCCTCTCGCGGACGGTGCGGCACTTCCTGATGGCGCGCTGGCTGGAGGCCTTGGCCCAGCAGCGCAAGAACCCGGTCAAATCGGTCGGGTACCTGTCGGCCGAGTACCTGCTGGGGCGCCAGCTCGACAACGCACTGTTGGCCACCGACCTGGTGGACGTCGTCCGCGAGGGTCTGGCCCAGTGTGGCCTGAGCCTGGACACGCTCCGTGACCAAGAGGTGGAGCCCGGGCTCGGCAACGGAGGCCTGGGCCGACTCGCCGCCTGCTTCATCGACTCCCTGGCCACCATGAGCGTGCCCTGCATCGGCTACGGCATCCGCTACGAGTACGGCATCTTCCGGCAGACCTTCGTCGACGGACGCCAGGTCGAGCAGCCGGACACCTGGCTCACCCTGGGTGGCCCGTGGGAGTTCCCGCACCCAGAGTCCTCCCAGTTGGTCAACTTCGCCGGTCGGACCGAGACGTACGTCGACACCGACGGCGAGGAGCGCACCCGCTGGGTGCCGGACTGGAACGTCGTCGGCGTGCCCTACAACTACATGGTGCCGGGCTACCAGAACGGCCGGGTCAACACGCTGCGGCTGTGGAGCGCCCGCGCCACCAAGGCCTTCGACCTCGAGATCTTCAACTCCGGCGACTACGCCGACGCGGTGCGCGCGCAGACGTTCGCCGAGAACATCTCCAAGGTGCTCTACCCGGAGGACTCCACCCCACAGGGCAAGGAGTTGCGACTGCAGCAGCAGTACTTCTTCGTGGCCTGCTCGCTGGCCGACTTCGTGTTCGAGATCCTGCACGACGGATTCGACATGACCAAGCTGCCCGAGCGGATCATCTTCCAGCTCAACGACACTCACCCGGTGATCGCCGTCCCCGAGCTGATGCGGCTGCTCGTGGACGTCAAGAAGCTGGCCTGGGCCGACGCCTGGCAGATCACCCAGCAGTGCTTCGCCTACACCTGCCACACCCTGCTGCCCGAGGCCCTGGAAGTGTGGCCCGTCGAGCTGCTCGGACGGCTGCTGCCGCGTCACCTCGAGATCATCGATCGGATCAACGAGGAGTTCCTGGCCGAGGTGCGCGCAGCGTTCCCGGGCGATGAGATGCGGGTCCGCCGGATGTCCATCATCTCCGACTACCCCGAGCGGGGCGTCCGCATGGCCCACCTGGCCACGGTCGCCGCAACGAAGGTCAACGGCGTGGCAGCCCTGCACTCGGAACTGTTGCGCGACAAGGTGTTGCCGGACTTCTCCGAGCTGTGGCCCGACAAGTTCATCAACGTCACCAACGGCGTCACCCCGCGCCGGTTCCTGCGCCAGAGCAATCCAAGACTGTCCGAGCTGATCACCGAGGCCATCGGCGACGGGTGGATCACCGACCTCGAGCAGCTGCGTGGCCTCGAGCCGCTGGCCGACGACGCCGAGTTCCGCGCCCGGTTCCGCGAGGTCAAGCTCGCCAACAAGACCAGACTCTTCGACCTGCTGAAGCGACGTGACGGTTACGACCTGTCCAACGGTCACATGCTCGACGTCATGGTGAAACGGCTGCACGAGTACAAGCGACAGTCACTCAAGCTGCTGCACATCGTCACGCTCTACGAGCGGATCGTCTCCGGACGCGTCGATCCGACCGACGTGAACCCGCGTACCTTCGTGTTCGGCGCCAAGGCCGCCCCGGGTTACCGCATGGCCAAGGAGACCATCTATCTGATCAACTCCGTCGCCTCGGTGGTCAACGCGGACCCGGCCGTCAAGGGCGTGCTGCAGGTGGTGTTCCCGGCCAACTACAACGTCACCCTGGCCGAGACCCTGATCCCGGCAGCCGACCTGTCCGAACAGATCTCGCTGGCCGGTAAGGAGGCCTCCGGCACCGGCAACATGAAGTTCGCCCTGAACGGCGCCCTGACCATCGGCACCGACGACGGGGCGAACGTCGAGATCCGCCAGTTGGTGGGTGACGACAACTTCTTCCTGTTCGGCATGCTCGAGCCCGAGGTCGCCGCACTGGGCGAGTCCGGCTACGTGCCCAGCAGCTTCTACGAGAAGGACGACGACCTGAAGCGAGCGATCGACCTGATCTCGTCGGGGGCGTTCTCGGACGGCGACCGCAGCGCCTTCGAGCCGCTGGTCTCGAACCTGTTGCACGAGGACCGGTTCATGGCCCTGGCCGACTACCGCGCCTACCTGGATGCCCAGGGGGTGGTCGACGAAGCCTATGGCGACCAAGAGGCCTGGAGCCGCTCGGCCATCCTCAACGTCGCCCGGTGCGGGTTCTTCTCCTCCGACCGCTCCATGCGGGACTACCTCGATCGCATCTGGCACGCCCAGCCCGTCCTGTAG
- a CDS encoding sigma-70 family RNA polymerase sigma factor, whose product MYSGLEDACAGEYPRLVRLLTLYCGDRETALDLAQETLARGCVHWGRLSRMEQQSAWFTRVALNLANSRWRRLLVERRSTAVLAERQRLPATPDLVDALVVRAALSYLTPRQRAAVVLRFFDDLDLASTAAVMRCSQGTVKKLTARGLAVLRAALSIEFDASGGRDD is encoded by the coding sequence ATGTACAGCGGCCTGGAGGACGCGTGCGCCGGGGAGTACCCACGGCTGGTGCGGTTGCTCACGCTGTACTGCGGAGACCGGGAGACCGCCCTCGACCTCGCCCAGGAGACCCTGGCCCGCGGCTGCGTGCACTGGGGCCGGCTGAGTCGGATGGAGCAGCAGAGTGCCTGGTTCACCCGGGTCGCGCTCAACCTGGCCAACTCCCGCTGGCGTCGGCTGCTCGTGGAGCGGCGGTCCACGGCGGTGCTCGCCGAGCGGCAGCGTCTGCCCGCCACGCCGGACCTCGTGGATGCGCTCGTCGTCCGCGCCGCACTGTCGTACCTGACCCCGCGGCAGCGGGCGGCCGTGGTGCTGCGGTTCTTCGACGATCTCGACCTGGCGTCCACCGCGGCGGTGATGCGCTGCAGCCAGGGCACCGTGAAGAAGCTCACCGCGCGCGGCCTGGCCGTGCTGCGCGCCGCGCTCAGTATCGAGTTCGACGCATCGGGGGGCCGCGATGACTGA